In Salvia miltiorrhiza cultivar Shanhuang (shh) chromosome 4, IMPLAD_Smil_shh, whole genome shotgun sequence, the DNA window CTAATCTATTAATTGATGGTTGAAGATTCTTTCTGGCTGATATTTGTAATCTTGCATAGTattgaaaaagaagaaatttgaTTGGATTTTATCACTGCGAGAACATTAAAAAGAAATTTACAAGTGGTGAATTACCATGCAAAATTAAAAAGTCGTGGAAAacattcgaaaaaaaaatgaaacttcatgaatttacaagcaattaaccctaataaaaataatactccctccgtcccgctattcatgtcccattacttttcggcacggagattaaggagaagcaaATTAGGTGAATAAGGAGTGTGGTCCACATGTTTAAGTTTATGATTAAAGGATTGTTAATGTTAGACAATtccaatgaaaatgaaaaattcttaagtaattaaaattctgaaaataaaaaattgagattctaaaaaattaaaattctaaaatgAAACTGAACAAGAACAAAACAGTCGGCGAAAAATTTGCAAGAACAAAAATCTACAGTCAACAACAACAAACCAAACAGATTTCGAACCAATCGAACTCAAACAAATCAAACAGATTTCGAACCAATCGAATTCaaacaaatcaaataaaattggAGAAAATTTCATGAACAAAGAGTGAAAATTTCATGAACTGATTCCTGGTGAATTTCATGAACAGAGAGAGCAAAATTTCAAACAGATCTGGATCGTCTTCTCGCTCAAGCCGCCACCGTTCGCACTCCGCCGCGCCGCGCCGCTGCTAGGGTTTCATTCAGAGGGGTGGACGGTAGATAGACGCAGCTGGAGCGGGCTTTTGATGCGAATCGCGGCAGATCGCCTCGAGCCTCTGCATCGTCTTCTCGGTCAAGCCAACACCGCTTGGACTCAGCCCCGCCCCGCCGCTGCTAGGGTTTCGTTGGAGGGGGTGGCTGGAGTGGGCTATCGGCACGAATCTCTGCGGATCGCCTCGAGCTTCTCCTCGCACAAATCGACGCAACTCGAGAGAGGGTTCGAGATGGAGAGGGCAGACGATGACGTgagtggaggcggcggcgggcCGACGGTGGAGAGAGGGTTCGAGATGGAGAGGGCAGACGATGACGTgagtggaggcggcggcgggcCGACGGTGGAGAGAGGGTTCGAGATGGAGAGGGCAGACGACGAGGTgaatgaagattgaagactagtaatttgagagagagagagacaattgcagagagagagtgtgtttcAGTGTGAAATTGTTTTAGGTGGTGTAATTAGgggtttattaatttattaattgaccCCTAATTCTTTCCCAAATAGGAAACGggacattatcggtgggacaacccaaaaaggaaaatggaacttgaatagcgggacggagggagtaaattatACTTCTTTCGTCCATAATATCGTTGCGGCAGTTACTAATTTGTaaacgacacgagttttaaaaaaatggtgGATAGTAATAATAGTgggtattgttgtgagtggagttgaatatcactattattgtgagtgaagtttgTAGATCCTACTTGCaataaatgaaagtgacaaaaatATTATAGACGAACCAAAACAACAAAAGTGACAACAATATTGTGAACgaataacttataaattgttaGACAGACCAAATTATTTAGAAACTTATTTTGTTAAACATTTTTTAAAAGAGTTTATAAACtagtactattaaataatttataaattgttttaaagaacatatacatatactaaTATTCAGCCAAAATTGATCCTTCCCTTCCCATCACCTCTCTTTCTACAGCCCTTTTCTCTCACCGGAAAATGGGAGCCAACGCCTCTTCTATCTCGCTACAGCGGACCGAGCTCGACGACATACCGGAATCCTGCATTGCTCTTGTTCTCTCCTACTTGGACCCGCCGGAGATCGCCAAGCTCGCCGGAGTCAACCGCGCTTTCCGCGCAGCGTCGTCGGCCGACTTCATCTGGATTCCTAAATTGCCCTCCACTTCACCCTATCTCATCTCCAAATTGTGCGATCGAGCAATTGGAGGCAGCTGCAGGAAAGACATTTACGCCTCGCTGTGCCGCCACACCACGCTTGATGGCGGGACTAAGGTTCGTATATCGATTGATTATATTTTGACCTAATTTTCTTCAACTTCTCGGTTTAATTTGATCGTGAGATTCTTCTTATTTTGTGGAATTAGGAAGTTTGGATTGATAAGAGAACCGGAGGGGTTTGCTTGGCTATTTCTTCCAAGGCGATGGCGATTACTGGAATCGATGATCGGAGGTATTGGAATCACATTCCAACTCATGAATCTAGGTAAGTTTTTGCAGTGCTGTGATGATAGATGCTTATTTTTATGCATAAAATTGAAGCTGCAGATTCTAAATGAATTTCAAAAGCTGGATATCTAATCAGCTCCAAATCCCCTGTCTGCATGAAATTTCCATATTCATAACCTAAATCCTTGTACTTGCCTAGGCAAAAAAAATGTCTTAATGTTTTCTTTTTGAATGTTATTCTTTGATTGATGATGTAGATTTGAGACAGTTGCATGCCTTGAGCAAATCTGGTGGCTTGAAGTGGACGGAGAAGTCGAGTTCCGATATCCGCGGGGAACTTACAGTCTCTTCTTCAGGCTGAAGCTGGGAAGAGTTGGTAAGCAGAGGCTAAGCCGCGTGCACGGATGGGATACGAAACCTGCGCAGTTTCAGTTGAAGACGCACGACGGCCAGCATGCAGCCTCCCGCTGCACGCTGGGGAGCTTGGGAAACTGGGTGCACTACCACGTCGGAGATTTCGTCGTTGAGGATCCTAATGCGTTCACGACGATCAACTTCTCCTTGACGCAGATCGACTGCACACACACCAAAGGTGGTCTGTGTGTGGATTCTGTGTTGATATGCCCAACTAGTGTAGGAAAAGAGTTGCTGTATAGAGGATGAAGCTTCTAAGTTAGCAATCATAACAAGAAGCAGAGTCTTGCTTGTAAACGCACCTCTGTGTATAATTTTGAGGTATCAGTTTCTTGCTATCATTCTGTATTGGTTGATCTAAACATCTGAGATGACCTCTATGACATGATCATTTGAAGAGCTAATTTCTACCTCTGCCGTCGCCGGAGGAGAAGAGGGGCGGTCGGGTTTGAAACAGCGGCGGATTGTTGAGCAGGCATTGGCTTTGAAGTCTGCAACCCTTTGATGAAGAGATCTTTTGTTGTGCAGATGAAGGGCCTGCGAAACAAGAAAGCATGTCACTGTTACAAAACCCGTGATGGCGAAGAGGACGGAGAAGCTTTGCAACGACACTCGGGCAAGGGAGCTGCTTCCGTCGGGACCCACACACTCCGGCTCGGGCAAGTGCCGTTTCTCGATCTCGCGAATCGTGCCGTTTTCCGTCAGTTGAACTATGGCTTTAGAGATATCAGCCACCGCAGGGAAAGCTTTGGGGAAAGCCTGCCATTCACAAACAATGATGCTACGGCGGTGCATACAGATAAAAGTGACTATTCTCATGAAGAAAAGTGACACTTTTTTTTGCACCCTCTTAACTAAAAGGTGACATTATCCTAAAGAAAAATGGTGCATATAGATAAAAGTGACAATTATCATGaagaaaaatgatatttttttgtgTACCCTCTAACTAAAAAGTGACGATTATCCTAAAGAAGAACGGTGAATATAGATAAAAGTGACAATTATCATGAAGaaaaatgacattttttttgTACCCTCCAACTAAAAAGTGACGATTATCCTAAAGAAAAACGACAACTATAGTATAGTAGTATATGTGTTGAAAAGAAATGCACTTACAAAGGCGAATCCGTCTGTGCGATAGACAGGGTTGATCATCTTGTACTTGCCACACGCTTGAGATAGTATGGCCTTGATATGGGGCATGACGTCGCAAAAGGCCGATGTACCATTGTTTTTGTTTCCCAGGGATAGAGCTTGTTCACAATCTTCCGTAGATGTATGGCTTTTGAGTTTTGCTGGATCAAATCCCAACTGAATCAAGTAAGCTTCAAGAAATGAACCATCTTGGTACCCGACATAGTCTCCTTTGGCGATAAGTTGCTCCACATTCGCTACACTTCCTCGAAGATTGGCTACTGTGAGTCTGGAAGATAAATTGGCAGTGTAGGTTGAGTTAAGCAGATTTGCCACAAGGGCCCATGTCACGAGAATCAGACAAATCAAGATGACTTCAATCCGTTCTCCTGCAAGGAAACGAATACGGATGATAAACGAGGACTAATCAGATCAAACAAAGTAAGAAGCGTAGAGGATGTATCGCCACTCACCGGGAAAGAATGGCAAGAGGTAACTCATGCCAACTTGTTGGCTGAGCGAATCCCTGGAACTTTGTACGACCCTCTTCGCGAGGAACCAAGTTGCCATCGCAGTTGAGATGTAAAGGATAGCAGTGGTTAGCCACAGTTTTATAGTAAGGGGCTGTAAAAATGTTAACACATCATTCACATCCTCATACTTGACGGGAACTATACAGGCAATGCCTCCTTCTGCAAATGGCATAGTGAAATCGGCATAATCAGATCTGTTAGCAGTAATGGTGATATCTCCAAGAGCACCATCGTAATCTTTCTGTCATCACCAAGAAGGtcaaataaacaaacaaaaCCGTGGCCAAAAATATGATAAGAAGGTAACTGACACATATTCACTAGAGAACTCACCTGCAAAGAAACTTGAAACACGAGATCATTGTAGTTCCCAGATCTTGAACCATCGGGCTTGATAAATGGATAGGGGACAAATTCGTATGGTAGAGCATAGGGTAAAGCGTGTATGACAGCATCAAACACCTCTTTGTAGTATCCACTAACTTTTGTTTCATTTGTTTGAAGATCTGTTTGCACTTTCAAAAACTCGTTGAAACCAGGTTTCTTTGGCACTGCAATTCTTAGGTTGTCACCTTTTATAGGATATTCCCAACCTCTCGGTTTTTCTGTTGAGTCTCCAGGCCAAATGATACTCCTAAATTTTGCCTTTGAGGTAGAGAATGGGGTCCAGGTTCCTACAGGCCTCTCTATGCTTTCGACAATATTAACTATCTCATATGATGTCTGCTTCAACTGTCCTTTAACTAGGTTAAATTCTCCGGCAAGTCCTCTGAACCTCGTATCCAACAATGCTTCAAGAAGCTCGGGACCAGTTTCTGAAACTTTGAAAGTGAAAGGGCTAGTGAAGTTGACACTTGTTTCATTCTCAGTTGCACTTGACCTACTAATCCCAACTCTTTCAGCTGCCATACCAAGAGCCCACAAAGTATCGTATGCCCATAGACCAAATATACTTGTTTCATCCTGATTCATATCGCGATTATCTTGCCTCAATCTAGAAGCGAAGGAATGAAGTTCATCAGATTTGGGGATTAGAGGTCTTACACCAAGAACCCCTTGCATGGCCTCAGCAACATCCGAACTGATTGAGCTGAATAGATCCGTCATCCCACTGGTAACGATCCATACATATCCTTCGGTCATCATCCCTAATTCTCTTGCTTTTAGAAAGAGCTTAGTTCCAAGAAACTGAGACATATGCACCACAAAAACTCGAGTCTGCATGGTCATCATTTTGTACAGTTCATTGCTGATAAGTTCGTCGGTGGCTGATCTGGGAAGCACGCTTCTATATGGAACACGAGCATTGACATCTTGGAGCGCATTAGACAGATAAGGCATAATGCCATTGCCAAACTCTGTGTCCTCATATATGACCACGACCTGTGTCCACAGGAGCGCTTTAACAATGGAAGCAATAGCCTGAACTTGATTGGCATCACTCTGAGCTGTCTGAACAAAATAAGGAGTTTGATGAACGAGGGAGGGGCTCGTTGCAGAGAAAGATATAATCGGCACATGAGCCTTATCTCCCAAATCCATCACAAAGTTAACCTGTGCAGACGTTTGAGGACCAATCATGGCATCCACTTTGACATCTCGCAGTAAATGAAGAGCTGCAATGCACAACTAAGAATACATCAAATTACAACGACAAAATGAGAGTATTATGGTGAGTGAAAAGTTGTCTCataccagcagcagcagcatcaACGACGCTTCCGTTTGAATCCATTGGATGGAGAACCAGTCTCGTTTTATAGTCTCCGTGAAACGAATAAAAATCAGCCAGCGCCATCGATAAGCATCTCATTCCTATACGCCCCACAGGTGAAGCCATTGAGTTCAAATTAAGAATCACGCCAACATGAAAATCAATAGCTGAAGATTGTGTACTAAAAAGGGGAAGCAAGAGAAATGCCCCAAACAAGTAAAAGGAACACATTGCTTTGAAAGACTTGACAATGATACTTGAATAACATCTACATATATAGCACCTACAATACAATATTCAGAAAATCGAATGACGtagaaattaaataattagTACCTGTCAGTTGTTATCTTTACAAAACTTACCATGAATTTTCTccttatttaatatatatgcatgacaGCATGAAGAACAACTGTTCCTTCATGGGACCATTTTCATCTACAAATTCTAAAAGTCTGAACATTTCCATATGGTCCTGCAATTAATCTACATCATTTTCCAAGAACCAAGGCTTACATTTTACATGACAAAATCTTGAAGGCATATTACTATATAGGCACAATCAAGAGTTGACATCATGAACTAAGActtagcaattttttttaactgtTACATTTTCTTACCTCAAGAATGAGAAATTTGTAGTATGCAACCTAGGACTTTCCCTATCCTCAATGTTTAAGGTTCCCACCATCGCCAAAAGTTCCTAAGTTTCCATCTGCAAGTTTCGAAAtgtcaatataaataataaacagACAAAAATTTAAGCTTGGTGAAAATGCACGGTAGCAAACACTACACGAGAGCTTGATCCAAATATCATGGACTAGAAGCCCACCTCTCAATATCATGCCGTCCATTTCCAGTCACAATTGAATAATAGTCTCCCATGTTATCTACTCGTTCAAAGAAATAATCAACTCATCAAGTATAATTAGAATATACACCAATTTTttcgaaaaaataaaaataagaatagacCAAGACTTCCTTCTATCAGTAATAAATTCAAACAGCTGATCTACATCTTTGAACAAGTCAATTTGGAAGcggaatttaatttcaattttaaacCCGCGAGCCTTGCCATAATAATAACTGCAGATTGCAATTCAACCCTAAATTGAACATAAATTGCATAATTCAAATGGAAACTTGAAAACTTCCTACGCGTGGAAACATGTAGATCTGCGATATACCTCATTTTATCAGATAGCTCTCCTCCTTGGAATAATTCATCGTGTAAAATATTTACGAAACCCAGTTTCCTTTCAAACAACTGCATGTTAACAATATATACATAGTTTGTGCGGATTTTTTCCGATTTCGTCACCAAGCTCGCAATTTATAGCTTTACATTCGAAATCAACACTTTACCACTCGCTAGTATCATATATCTAAGCATAAATCTTTCTGCTTCATTTCCTCTAGAAGCAGCTTTAGTTTGagagtgagaaaaaaaaaaatgaaatgaaatgaaatgaaatgaaaaaaataaaaaataagctTCGACATCAGCATGGGTCCAAAATATGCCTTTTGGTGAAAATGTTTTTTCGTTAATgttaatttcttttttgaaaaaaaaataccaactcactttatgcaACTAAATCATAGTGTAAAATATCTTAATGTAATTACGATGAAGTCCTTTTAGATAATAACGTTTCACAATTTATAGCAAAACTAGCAATCGATTAGTGACATAATTTTGTGAGAAATTGAAGTTTGAAGACAAAGTGTTGCTTAGCATAATAACAATCATTGCACCCTTGATCATTAGCAATGTTTATATGATTTTGTGATATAAAATACTTCATTCATGGTAGAATGACTTATCGGTTGAAGTACACACCATgcagtaatttatattttaatactagTTTGTATTTATAACTATTACATATTTtctctgtccacaaaaaatagtcttgGAAGGAaacgatacaaattttaataaaataattgagtgATTTGTGAACGAAGAAAGAATCTCACTTGAAAAATTGAGAAATTTGCTCACCATATGGTGTGTAttatccaaaaatagaaatagactaatttttgtgacgtcccaaaataacaaaaatatactattattttttgtgaacgtaAGGAGTATATATAAGAGGAAACTTTGACGAGAATGAAAACGAAGAACATTCTCAGTCCTTTGATCCATACCTGGATTCAAATTATATGATGACATTGTTGAgcgattttttttaaacaaaaaaatacattGAATTTAACAATGAATGCATAAATTTTATAAGAAAGTGCATTGTTCTCACGttttcacaatatatatatccTCTAATTATATTGCATGGCAATATTTCATATTTCAGCAATCAGTGTCAACTTGTTATCAACTATAGTATCTTCTTGATATATATCTTGCATATCAAATTATCAATCACAGCGAGTAGAGTAATTATAAATCAATCTTAGATAAAAGTATAAGATATTGCTATTTGATTGTAgcttaaaaaattgatttattgaGTATTATTGACTTATTGTAGTAAATTCAAACATTTGATTTCCATACGTCACCAGTATGAGTGGTGACTACAACAAGGAAAATGCCGAGCAATTGCCAGTTTGGGTCAAAAAACGAAACGtgtcttaaaaaataaaactctaattaattaatactaattagGAAATTGAGTCTTACTTGCACCACCAAAAATTCTTATTGACGAATGACGATATTAGGCTATCATGTTTAATGCGGTTTTTCAATTAAATGAATTTGGCTTTGTTCTATttacttttaaaattctattttctttttctccttCCTTACATTACATACGATGTATGTCTAGGTGTCACGCCTGATTTTTCATGCGTGGCAATCTActtagcccacgtttggttgggtgtttttagatgTTGGAAAGgaaatcaagtaattgaatccattacttgttgtttggtttgggtaatgagataatcattacccttacttaagggtaacccaatcacccaatttgttacccctcaaaatagaggggaaacaaaagaaagggattcccttactaatgattcattttcattgttaaaccaaacactcaataaaagtaatggttattgttaccattccactcctttatttgattccattccctttccattcctctacctGAACCAAACGAGTACTTAATATGTATCTGCATCGGTTTTCAGTTGCCCATGTTATATAAAAAATGTATGTCTTTTCTTTATCTTCGTCCCTTTTTTTTTCCATGCTTGCTTCTGAAGTTCTCTTATAATACAAGCTAAAACTAAAAGAGGAAGCAagctatatataatatagtccATAACTACTAGTATTATCTTTATTTGTGGCTATTTCTTTCacaagttaatttttttttgtctccATTCCTATCCTTCTGAGAAATATAACCCAACATTGCATGAAATTGACAAGTTCATACTTATGAAGAAAGCAGATGAAGATAAAGAAGAACAAGGTGAATAAGATTCATGGAGATATGACACGAAGAACtgataatacaaaaaaaaaaatggatgtAATATTTGTTTTGATTGTCGATTCAACTTTCGATAAGATATGTCACTTTCAATTTGACAGAATTTTAACTCTAGTTACAAATTGAATAACAGAGGTAAGTTCAAACTGTTGCAATTGATAGTTTGAAATCGCATTTCTACTTAAAGCAATAGGCGTGTATTACGCGAAGGGATCAAATTGCAAATTGAAAGACACGGGAAGTGTTAGTTGCAAACTGATTCTTACTGGATGTTTTAATCTTGGCCGTTGATTTATCTAAAGGCCGAAATCGAAGCTCAGCTGGAATTAGTTATAACGACCTTCATCTTCCTCAAGCAATCTAATCCAGTTTCATTTTGCAGAGAGAACAATTGAAAGAAAAGATTTGTGAGAGTTTTTCCTTTCTGAGTTTTGATTGAGGATTGAGTGCACAATTTTTCTCTGGTTTTTCGTTGTATTCAAAGTTTGATTGTAATAAATAAAGAGTGATCCGATGTCTTGTCCTGTGAATGTAGGTTGAAAaaccgaaccacgttaaatttTGTGTCGTTTATTGTTTTTGTGTTCAATCGTTGATTTTCTTAAcacaaactattttttttttatcaattttataaattcaagGTAAAAAGTGAACTTAGGGTCAAATTTCGGgctattttaataataaattaaaataaaaagttcAAGAAAATACTTAAAGCTAAAAATCTGATTTTAGTATTTTGACACTTTTAAAGATTGTTAAATTCTTAGTCTAAAGGCGGCAAGTGTTGTTTGTGGATTTACTGCCAATTAACGTACGAAAAATATGCTGCGAGATACAGATCTATAAAAAGTAATTGAAAGTTTCAAAAATTCTTTCTaaactaatagaaaatttgaaagaaaagataactagatattttggtgaaatttttaaatagataatagtGATTATTAGATTAAAAAAGGTTTTATAAAAGTCTTGATCATTCATTTCATATTGCTCCAACTATAAAATGAATTCATCTTCATTTTAGAGTCACTACTATTTTTATTAGAGatattttaagggttaatttgttttaaattcacAAACTTTACAcaagttttgatttttcccaaaacaaataaaaatgagttctaaatacacaaactttcataCATTTTGGAATTTCCCACAAAAGTCAATTCAGATAAAATTAAATCTGTCTTAGAGTCAGATTTTGTTGTCTTGTAATATTTAAAGGTTTAATTAGGTACAATTTATttcacaataattaaaatatccaaattttatactccctccttGCCATCATTGTGACACGCatttagggatggcaatggatccgagacccggtccagatccgcggatccagacCCTTTTTTCCGGATTTGGACCTTGCAAAATTTGGACcggcggatctggaccggatctagACCACTCTCTAAAAAatcggatccggatctggagtaGTTGATATaaaacccagatccggtccatgAACCcggttatatttaaatatataatatttttatttttaataatatgtaatatttttaattctccAACCCTaagctcatttttattttatttttttattttcttgtttatgtttttgataagtaaaatgtatttatttcatgaaaacacaatatatatacaaataaattgATAGTTCTAATTGCAAGTGAAACTAGGCACGAAACATGTTTATGCAATTTAGCACATGTGGCTGGAGTAAACCTATCCTGGCATGGGGAGGAGAGAGTAGTAAACTAGTAATCATGGAAGTAAAGAAGCTGATCTTACAATTGACAATTAGAAGATAGTTAAATGTAATTTGATGTAGGAAATATATTTAAGTATTGCTTATTCGAAATGTTAATTTTAGTCACAATTAgtttagaaaagaaaataatatggatctgggtctggacccgagaccctgtggatctaatggatctgggtctggatcccatttttttggatccaatggatctggaccggatctggatctaagtTAAAAaatatggatctggatctggaccaaacagaatccggtccagatccggcccattgccatccctacacgcattccattttgggttgtcccaatctAAATGACACGTTTCTATTTTGAGAAATAATAAGGGGTGAATTAAGCTTAATTAATGCACTAATTATCTCCTAATATTAACTAAACACTTAAAAAAACCAATGCCACCCAAGCCCTTTTTGCGCCGCCTTCGCCAGTGCGCCCCACCACTCCTGCTCCTTCCACATCGCCGCCTCCTCCTGTCTAACCCTGGTTTCGCGCTGCCTTCGCCGCTGCGCCCCACCACCCCTGCTCCATCCGCGCCGCTTCATTCTCTTGTCTAACCCTTGCACTCGCCACGCCCCTTTCTGAAATTCGGCGAATAACAGATCCCCTGTATAGGAGTCGAGCCCCAGATCCCGATCTCACCACCCTGCTTGGTAGTTGAGGAAATAGAAGAAACACATAATTTGATGTTGCTTGGTAATTGATTctgttttttcaatttcattaatttgattttgaaatctTGTTGTTTGGTAATTGAGGATATGAGCTTATTCAATTTTGTTGCTTGGTAATTGATTGTGTTGCTTGTTTCTCCATAATTGGGCATGAATTCTTCTTGGTTGGTAAGATCTGGGCACAGGAGCTTATTTCTCCAGAATTGGgcatgaatttaattttttgaactCATGTTGCTTGTTTCTCTAGATCCATTCAAcgttttaatttcataaatttcgAATGGTTTTATTAATGGGGAATGAATTCTTTTTAAAAGCACTTTATTTGCAAGATATAATAATGATAAATTATCCCTTAAAACACAAATCTTTATactaatcttattctccttaatctccgtgccacGCCAGCAAAATTCAGCATCACGCGCCAGATTCAATTTTGTCTGAATTGACATGTAtggaaaattccaaaaattatgAAAGTTCCTGTATTTACAACAAACTgttatttattttggaaaaaaCCAAAAACTGTGTAATGTTTATgtatttaaaacaaattaacccATATTTTAATAACATGTTTTTTCGGTTTCACAAAGACACTTCAAAAATGTAATGAAACAAATTTCATGTTTCAGTGACATGATATGACAAAACTAGATGCAAAATGCTCACTCGGCCAAAGGAGAAACCACGGTTAATTCGCTCATGATCTAC includes these proteins:
- the LOC131020709 gene encoding F-box protein PP2-A13-like — protein: MGANASSISLQRTELDDIPESCIALVLSYLDPPEIAKLAGVNRAFRAASSADFIWIPKLPSTSPYLISKLCDRAIGGSCRKDIYASLCRHTTLDGGTKEVWIDKRTGGVCLAISSKAMAITGIDDRRYWNHIPTHESRFETVACLEQIWWLEVDGEVEFRYPRGTYSLFFRLKLGRVGKQRLSRVHGWDTKPAQFQLKTHDGQHAASRCTLGSLGNWVHYHVGDFVVEDPNAFTTINFSLTQIDCTHTKGGLCVDSVLICPTSVGKELLYRG
- the LOC131020647 gene encoding glutamate receptor 2.2-like codes for the protein MRCLSMALADFYSFHGDYKTRLVLHPMDSNGSVVDAAAAALHLLRDVKVDAMIGPQTSAQVNFVMDLGDKAHVPIISFSATSPSLVHQTPYFVQTAQSDANQVQAIASIVKALLWTQVVVIYEDTEFGNGIMPYLSNALQDVNARVPYRSVLPRSATDELISNELYKMMTMQTRVFVVHMSQFLGTKLFLKARELGMMTEGYVWIVTSGMTDLFSSISSDVAEAMQGVLGVRPLIPKSDELHSFASRLRQDNRDMNQDETSIFGLWAYDTLWALGMAAERVGISRSSATENETSVNFTSPFTFKVSETGPELLEALLDTRFRGLAGEFNLVKGQLKQTSYEIVNIVESIERPVGTWTPFSTSKAKFRSIIWPGDSTEKPRGWEYPIKGDNLRIAVPKKPGFNEFLKVQTDLQTNETKVSGYYKEVFDAVIHALPYALPYEFVPYPFIKPDGSRSGNYNDLVFQVSLQKDYDGALGDITITANRSDYADFTMPFAEGGIACIVPVKYEDVNDVLTFLQPLTIKLWLTTAILYISTAMATWFLAKRVVQSSRDSLSQQVGMSYLLPFFPGERIEVILICLILVTWALVANLLNSTYTANLSSRLTVANLRGSVANVEQLIAKGDYVGYQDGSFLEAYLIQLGFDPAKLKSHTSTEDCEQALSLGNKNNGTSAFCDVMPHIKAILSQACGKYKMINPVYRTDGFAFAFPKAFPAVADISKAIVQLTENGTIREIEKRHLPEPECVGPDGSSSLARVSLQSFSVLFAITGFVTVTCFLVSQALHLHNKRSLHQRVADFKANACSTIRRCFKPDRPSSPPATAEVEISSSNDHVIEVISDV